CGAGGGAGAGAGAAAGGGGAGATGGAATCATGAAGAGAGTGTTCCACGTGCCGGACATGTCCTGCCAGCACTGCGTGAACCGGATTTCCGCCGCCCTGCGGGGTATGGGGATCGAGGCCTTCGAGGTGGATCTGCTGACCCGTCGGGTGACCCTGGAGACCGGCGATCCCCGGAAGGTCCTGGAGGTGCTGGACGAGACGGGGTATCCCTCGGAAGAGATTCCCGCTTGACGGTTCTCGGGAAGGCTATAAACTAAAATAGTTATAGAATATAGTTTCCGGGCGCACGCCGCCAAGGAGGGGATGCCGTGTACCGCTTTCCGCTTCCCGGCCAGGAGGATCTTTCCCTGGTTCTATGTGGCGCCGCAGGTCAGGGGGTCCAGACGGTGGAGTCCCTGTTGGTCCGCCTCACCAAGCAGGAAGGGTTCCACGTGTACGCCAGCAAGGAGGCCATGTCCCGAGTCCGGGGAGGCAGCAACTCCACGGAGATCCGCCTTGCCCCCCGTCCCGTTCGGGGCCTGTTGGATCGGATGGACCTCCTGGTCTGTTTCAACAAGGGTGTGCGCTCCAACGTGCGGGATCGGATCGGGCCCCACACCCTGATCCTGGGGGACCTCGAGGAGCTGGGGGAGGAGTTCTCCTTCGCGGGGGACCGGTTCGTCCATGCCCCCCTTCTTGCCACGGCTCGAGAGCTGGGGGGGCCGGTGTATGCGGGGATCGTGGCGGTGGGGCTGGTGGCGAGGCTTCTGGGGATCCAGCAGGAACGGGCCCTCACCTTTGTGGAGGCCCGATTCCGGGACAAGGGGGCCTCGGTCTCCCAGGCCAACGGGGCAGCCCTGCGCAGGGGGTACGACCTGGGGGCCCGGGTGGCGGAAGAACAGGGCGTTTCCATCTCCCTTCGCCGGGGAACCGGGCTGGAGGGGCGGATTCTCCTGAGCGGCAACGACGCGGTTTCCCTGGGAGCCCTGGCGGGGGGGTGCGACTTCGTCACCGCCTACCCCATGTCCCCGGGCACGGGGGTGCTGCAGTTCATGGCCCAGAACGCCGCGGAGTTCGGCGTGGCGGTGGAGCAGGTGGAGGACGAGCTGGCGGCGGTGAACATGGCCCTGGGGGCCTGGTACGCTGGGGCCAGAGCCCTCGCCACCACCTCCGGGGGCGGGTTCGCCCTCATGACCGAGGGGATCAGCCTGGCGGGGATCGCGGAGCTGCCCCTGGTGGTCCACCTGGCCCAGCGTCCCGGTCCCGCCACGGGAATGGCGACGCGGACGGAGCAGGGGGACCTGGACCTGGCCCTTTACGCGGGACACGGGGAGTTCCCTCGACTGATCCTGGCCCCGGGGACCTTGGAAGAGGCTTTCCAGTGCGCCCGAAGGGCCTTCGATCAGGCGGACAAGCACCAGATCCCCGTGTTCCTCCTGACGGACCAGTACTTCCTGGACACCCTGTACGACCTGCCTCCCTTCGAGGGCTTGGACCGGGAGCCCACGAGGTACGTGGTGCCCACGGAGGCGGACTACCGGCGCTATCGCCTCCTGGACGCGCCCCTGTCCCCCCGGGGCATCCCCGGATGGGGGGAAGGTCTGGTGGGCGTGGACAGCCACGAGCACGACGAGGCGGGGCACATCAAGGAAGACTTCGCCCTGCGGGTGCGGATGAACGACAAGCGTCTGGCCAAGCTGGCGGGGGTGGAGGAGGACTCCTTGGACCCGGTGTGGACCGGTCCGGAGAACGCCAGCACCCTGGTGGTGGGCTGGGGCTCCACGGGCCCCATCCTGGACGAGGCCCTGGACCTGCTGGGTCGGCGGGACGTGGCGCACCTGCACTTCCCCCAGGTCTACCCCGTGCCTCCCCGGGCCCTTCCC
The sequence above is drawn from the Aminomonas paucivorans DSM 12260 genome and encodes:
- a CDS encoding heavy-metal-associated domain-containing protein, with product MKRVFHVPDMSCQHCVNRISAALRGMGIEAFEVDLLTRRVTLETGDPRKVLEVLDETGYPSEEIPA
- a CDS encoding 2-oxoacid:acceptor oxidoreductase subunit alpha; translation: MYRFPLPGQEDLSLVLCGAAGQGVQTVESLLVRLTKQEGFHVYASKEAMSRVRGGSNSTEIRLAPRPVRGLLDRMDLLVCFNKGVRSNVRDRIGPHTLILGDLEELGEEFSFAGDRFVHAPLLATARELGGPVYAGIVAVGLVARLLGIQQERALTFVEARFRDKGASVSQANGAALRRGYDLGARVAEEQGVSISLRRGTGLEGRILLSGNDAVSLGALAGGCDFVTAYPMSPGTGVLQFMAQNAAEFGVAVEQVEDELAAVNMALGAWYAGARALATTSGGGFALMTEGISLAGIAELPLVVHLAQRPGPATGMATRTEQGDLDLALYAGHGEFPRLILAPGTLEEAFQCARRAFDQADKHQIPVFLLTDQYFLDTLYDLPPFEGLDREPTRYVVPTEADYRRYRLLDAPLSPRGIPGWGEGLVGVDSHEHDEAGHIKEDFALRVRMNDKRLAKLAGVEEDSLDPVWTGPENASTLVVGWGSTGPILDEALDLLGRRDVAHLHFPQVYPVPPRALPLLRRAKRVVAVEGNATGQFARLLERHEGVSVQRRVLHYSGLQMGVETAAARLEAVLEGREG